In Syntrophotaleaceae bacterium, the DNA window TGGCACTGACGGTTGTATTTCTGCTTCTGATCAGAATTTGACGAGGTTCCGGTAATGATCGTCCGAATAGTTCTTCATTTGGCTCTGCTGCTCCTGTTCGCTCCCATGCTGCAGGGGGTGATCACCAAGACCAAGGCACTGTTTGCCGGCCGAATCGGGGCACCCCTGCTGCAGCCATACCGGGATTTGGCCAAGCTGTGGCGCAAGGGGTTTGTCTTCAGCCGTACCACAACCTGGGTTTTTCTTGCCGGACCTGTCGTCGGGCTGGTGGTGCCCGTACTTGCGTCCCTGCTGATCCCCTTCGGCGCTTTGCGAGCCCCGATATCCTTCGAGGGAGATCTGATCCTTTTCGTTTATCTTTTCGCTCTGTCGCGTTTTTTCACCGCGGCTGCGGCTCTGGACACGGGTTCCAGCTTTGAGGGGATGGGGGCGGCCCGGGAAGTCACCTTCTCCTGCCTGGCCGAACCGACCCTGCTGTTCGCCTTGATCGTACTTGCCCGCCTGGCTGGCAGTTTGTCCCTGGACCAGTTGCTGGGACCCCATCTGGCTGCCGCCTGGGGACCGGCGGCTGCTTCACTGGGGCTGATCGTCGTCTGTCTGATCGTGGTACTGCTGGTGGAGAATTCCCGCATCCCCTTCGATGACCCCAACACCCACCTGGAACTGACCATGATCCATGAGGTCATGGTTCTCGATCACAGCGGGCCTGCTCTGGGGATGATTCTCTATGGCGCCGCTCTAAAACTGATGGTCATGGGCGCCCTGGTGGTGCGCCTGGTGCTCCCCTGGCAGACCGGTTTCATGAGGCTCGATGCATTGATTTTCCTGGGAGGCATGCTGCTCCTGGCTGTTCTGATCGGGGTCGTTGAATCGGTAATGGCCCGCCTGCGGCTGGTACGGATCCCCCAACTTCTGATCGGCACCACCCTGATTTCAGCCTTTGCACTGGTGCTGGTGCTGCGCTGAGTGTGACGGGAACCATTATCGGAGATGTGATTCCATGTACGGTCTAAGTAATTTCTGTCTGCTGCTGGTCATTCTGCTCAACTTCTTCTGCCTCGGGAGTTCCCGGTTGGCGGCGTGCATCCGGGCCGTCGCATTGCAGGGGGCGCTGCTGGCTCTGCTGCCGGTCACGGCGCA includes these proteins:
- a CDS encoding NADH-quinone oxidoreductase subunit H; translation: MIVRIVLHLALLLLFAPMLQGVITKTKALFAGRIGAPLLQPYRDLAKLWRKGFVFSRTTTWVFLAGPVVGLVVPVLASLLIPFGALRAPISFEGDLILFVYLFALSRFFTAAAALDTGSSFEGMGAAREVTFSCLAEPTLLFALIVLARLAGSLSLDQLLGPHLAAAWGPAAASLGLIVVCLIVVLLVENSRIPFDDPNTHLELTMIHEVMVLDHSGPALGMILYGAALKLMVMGALVVRLVLPWQTGFMRLDALIFLGGMLLLAVLIGVVESVMARLRLVRIPQLLIGTTLISAFALVLVLR